The genomic interval GATTCTCACATTTTGTCTTGGGAAGCCGCCAAGTCTGTAGCAACATTGATTGATAAATGATGTGAGTTTCACtgcagtggaaagtgaaaatagaTGCTGAAGCTCTCAGAGAAGAGCTCTGGGTAGAAGACAGGGATTTGGGAATGGTCAGGATGGGGATAGATGAGATCAGGGATTTTGCTGATGTCTGTCATCCTCAGAGCCTGGATACACAGCCAATAAGCACCTACTGAATAAACCATGAAATGAAGTGAGAGCAGTGGATAAGATCACCCAGGGGATGTGTAGAGTTCATAGAGATGAGTCCAGTGCATAGAGGAGAACATGTGCATAGAGGAGTCCATagtaccccatggactacagccagccagggccctctatccatggaattctcccggcaagaatactggagtggatagctgttcccttctccaggggatcttcttgatccggAAAGATTTTTAATGAACATATCACGATTTGCTTACCTATTCTATTGTGGATGAACATTTGAGATGTTTCAAGTTTTTGCCTTTTATGAGTAGAGCTGTCATAACAAACTCGTGTATATGTCTGGTTTGATAGATATATTCACTCACTTCTGTTGGGTGTACATCTGACAACAGAATTGTTAGGTTATACTGTATGCTTTAACATATCctgtgaaacatttttttcccccaaagtggCGGCATCAAAACATACTCCCACCAGCAATCTATAAGATGAGCTCCCCAAATTCATCAACATCTGAGTagtcagtcttttaaaatttcagcaaTTTTGGCACGTTGGGCTAGCTCTTTGTggtttttgctttgtatttttccaGTGGCTAAAGATGTTGAACACACTTATTGGTCATTCTGAGATCTTTTTCTGCAGAGTGCCTGTGCAGGTTCCTTGTCCATTTTAAATTAAGTTGcctccttttttcttatttaattttaggagctatttacatattttgtattCAAGTCCTCTGTCAGATATCAtgtgttttaaaatctcttttcatGCTGTAGAGCACtttcatacttattttttaataaatagaagttcttaattttattaaacactaatttctaaatcttttcttttatgattagttttgtgtgtgtgtgtgtccaattTGAAAAATCCTTGCTTATCCCAAAGTACTGAAgatagtttcttctttttttttttttaaagaaactcctTTTATGTTGTAAAATTTAGGTCTATGACCCATCTTgacttaatttttatgtatggtatgTGATGTAGgaattgtgtttcattttttccctataaCCAAATCCAATTGCTTCAGCataatttattgaaaagaatCTTTGTCCACTGAGTTGCAGTGGAGCCTCTGTCATAAATCAAGTGAACTATATAGGTGAGGGTCTGTTTCTGAACTCCATTGATCTAATTGTCTAGTCACTAAAAACTATGCTGTCTTGGTTATTATTGCattatagtaagttttgaaatctaaTAATttaagtcctccaactttgttttctttacggttttcttgaatattttagatccttatgaatattttagaatttccttATGAACTTTAGAATTAGCTTGTCAATTTCTCCCCAAATAAATCTATTGGAATTTTGAATGGGAATGTATGAGGTCTACAGGAAAATTTGGAGATAAATggcattttaacaaaattttgaGCTTTCCAATCCGTGAACATAGTAtggctcttcatttatttagatcaTCATTAATGTCTCTTTAGTAGTTTTCAGAATTCTTCTGCTTCGTTGGTAATTATGTCTCCAGCTCCCATTTCCTCTCAGTGGCAGAACTTAATATTGCCGGTTAAGGTAACTCAGTCACTTCCCCTGGCTTCCAGTCCAGAAGCATGATCTTCCTTGCTGGTTTTGCATGGTGGCCACTGTCTCCACTCTTACTTACTGTTATGCTTCAGTCTCATACAACCCACATTGCATGTCAGCGCTCTTAGCCTTTTGTGTTTTCCCCTGGGGGACACGGGAAGCTTTTTGATGCTTTTATTCATACCCACATGGGAGTGTAGGGCTCCATGTCATGTCACCAGGCACACCCTTGGCCATCTCAAGTCCACATTCTGGCTCCATGCTGTCTGGACATGGGGCATCTCTAGGGGCCTTGCCGTCTCCTCATGTTATGGCCTGGGATGTgaagaagcatcagttctttgattcCTCCTAATTGATCTGTGGGTTTTGGCTGTCTCTGTGGAACTTAGTTAACAGGGCACAGAGATGGTAAAATCCCAGCCTGGGGCTaagccttctcttcctcctctttctccctcctctctccaaaCATCTCCCCTCAATTCAGAAAAGTCTCTAATCTCCTCTATGTGTGGCAGGAAAACCATTCTTAAATATACCAACACATTTCTCCCAACTTTATAGTGTGGGGTCTTCAACTCTCAGCTCTATGTCCTCAAGTTCTGCTCTTGATTTTGAAGCCAAATTCTGTTGTGATCCCCACCCAACTCTGCACATGCATGACCCCAGGATGGAGGGACTCCTTAAAAGGGGGCCCTTCTTACCCCACTGTCATCTCCACTCTGTGACTCATTATCACTTAGCCACCTAGCTGACTACTTCCTCTGGGAAGACCTCATGGaagaagaaacattaaaatagGGTTTTGAAGACGGAGCAGAAGTTTGTTAAATGAAGAAGCGGGGTGCTGAGAAATGCAGTCCTGCCCCAGTCTCTGGGATGAAGaaacaggaggagggaggggaaggagttTGTGGAATGCACTTGGGTTTGGACTCTGGGGAGCCGTATGGTAAGAGCACAGACCCTGAGGTCAGATGAAGCTGGGTTCAGATTCTGGCACTGACTTTTACTAGCTTGGTGGCCCCATGCACATGATTTAACCTCTTCAGTTTCCCTGTCTTCAGTGGTAGAGTGGGGACATGAATGCCTGCTTAGTTAGGCTCAGGTGGGGACAGAACAAGGGTAAGGATCACACCACACAGAGCCCAGCCTCCAGAGATGCCCTTTTGCTGTGACGGTAAGACAATTCCCCAGGTCTCCTGATCAATATGGGACAACCCTTTAAAGCCCCCaaagttaaaagcaaaacaaaacagtcaTTGCTATGAGACCAGATCAAGTTGTAAGCACAGTTTATTTCCCTCTGTGGTATGAGAGACAAGCCACCTGCCAGGGCCTCTAAATACCAGGTGGAACTGTCCCCTTGGCCTGGAGACCCAGCCCAACTCAACATACCTTCAGAGGTGGCTTTCTCCTCAGGCTGCGGGTGGCGGGTGAGAGAGGGAGCACTGAGAGGCCAGGGGAGGTCCTGAGCCTCCCAGGGGAGGGGGCCCCCACAGCTGCCGCCTGCGGATGCTGACCAGGGTGCCATGGGCTGGTCTCAGGCCTCCCTTGCAACCTCTCCAGCCCTGGAGGGTGTGCAGGGCTGAGGCAATAGGGCCTCCAAACAGTTCTGCAGGCAGTTGGGGTCAGAGGACATGCCTGACTTAGACTTTAGACTTCTGGGAGCCCATGGGGAGCTTTAAGTGTCTTAAATGTCATCTGGTTCAACACTTTCTTTTCTGGGcgggaaaactgaggcctggcAGCAGATTATAGAGCTGGTCCTGGGGCCTGGTGACCAGAGGCCAAGCCACCACCGTTTGGCTCTGTGACCTCTGCAGCTGGACTCAGTTCTTCCTTCTGGAGGATTCTGGGCTCTCTGAGCTTAATGACTGTCCCAAGGCCTGAGGGCCAGGGCGGCCCTTAAACCCGTGTCCCAGCGAAGCCAGGGTTTCCAAAATGCGTAGAGAGAAATCCAGGGCGGTATCAGGAGGCATTTTCTGATGAAGGGCGGGGCCCAGGGAGCAGAGGGACACATACCCTTGACATCAACTAGCTTTTTTAGGAAATAAACCACTGAGGGAAATGTGTGGGACAGACATCCCCAGGGACTCCACTCGGTACCACAACATGAGAGGACTGGGGCGGCGGGCTGCCACCAGATAAACAAGGCGAGGGTGGGGAGAGGCTCGGCCCGGCAtggcggggtggggcgggtggaggaatgtggggaggggggaaaggGGACGGGGGAAAGTGAGGGAGGCTGGGCTCCAACCCCCGGAGCGACCGTCTACTCTGAAGATTCCTTGGGTATATATGCCACATTATCGTAGGCGGGGGGAGGAGAGGCTGCGGGGCTGGGGATGTTGAAGTCTGTGCTGAAGGCATTCGGCAGGAAAATCACAGGCTGCAAAGCAAAAGAGAACAAACACCAGCAATCCTGGTGGCTCCGGCGCCTTCAGGGAGCTGTTGCAATAGTGCCCTCTTGTGGGTATTGTGAGAACAGCGCCCTAGTAGTGAACGCTCCAAGGATGAATTGGCCCCACTCATCAGTTCAACTAAATTTCCAAAAAGTATTTGCTGAGGTCAACTATCATCTGGGCATTGGAGGTACAGCAGCGAAACCCCCAGGAGTCTCATTTCTCTAGGAACTAAGGTTCTGGATTTCTTTGTCTCTGGACAGCCCTACACTGGTTCAAGGCTTGGATACCACAGTGCCGGCATCCCTGCAGCCTCTTTGTGGCGGCTTCCCTGCCTCCAACCCCTACCTCTCTACCCCGCTCCCTGCCCCCACAGTGGGCAAACCCTCTAGATTGATTTCCCTGAGCCCCACTCTACTCACCCTCCTCTCTGAGCGTACAGGCCTCTGCTCAGACTTTCAACAGCTCCACACCTCGTTTTGCACAAACCCACCTCCCAAGGGggacccccaccccgcccccgcccgcacTATGGCCTGCATGTTTGTTTCCGCGGAGGCTGACTTCCAACTGGTTCCCTTGTTACGGAGGCCCTTCCTCCATCCCCTCTCTGTCTACACTGTCCTCCAGTTTGGGGAAGACGGCGGTCCATGCCCACCCGAGTCGTGCTGCCCTTCCTGATGCCCACTTTTCTTGACCCGTGAACTTCTGGAGGGTCCCAATCATCCCCGACGGCGATCTCCCTCGTCCCCAGAGCCCGCCTTCCAGGGCTCCGCGTCCAGGCGCAAAGAGCAGCAGGTCCCTTGATGCTGGCGCGCCCCCGTGGCCAACCAAGAGGAAAACCTTCCCGCGGAAACGCCTCTGAGTTCCCGGATGTATGAGTGGGGCGCTCTTTgcagggctggggcggggggcggggcgcggtGTGAGGCACTCACCGCGTGAGCTTGGGCGCGAGTGGCTTGGCACCCAAAGTGGGTGGCAATGACTGCAATGAAGAACTCCAGTATGGTGAAGATGGTAAGCACGGCCAAATAGCCCCTGCCCACATCCTGGGGACCAAAACCCACAGTCAAGGCCAGTCGAGAATTCTAGAACAGAGGAAAGGGGGCCCAGAGCAGCGAGTATAACGTGCCCCAGATCATACAGTCAGCTGATGACAGAGCTGGAGCGGGTCCCCCTGCTGCGTGACACGTACTCTCCCTTGAACACAGGTACTCTCCCTTGAACTCAAGATTGCTTCTCCGcgacccgccccctccccccaactaCGCCCACCCTTGACGTAGGGTCCTGGGGTCCATATACACCTGGGGGGTCTCTTGGGATTGGCAGGCTCTGCTGATGCCCAGGGCCCTACAacatcccttccccccacccgTGCCTCCTCCTGGATGTGGCTGTTGCTCTTCTTCAAGTTTTCCCACTCCTGGGGACGTCGGACAACACACCCAGTTAGTGACACCAAAATCCATGAGCAGAATGGCCGTCCCTGCAAAGGCCGCCATGGCGCTGAGAATGTTGGTCCCCAGACTGCTCCTCACCTGCAGGGGAAGagatggaggggaaggaggggagaggggaggcgggaggaggaggagggacaggAGGCCACAGCTCTGCCCCCGGAGCCTCCCACAGCAGGTCCTCACACCCATGCCCATACCTGCGTCCTCCTTGACCtcctttcctcctgtccttccccGGGGACCTCAGGCGAATGGCCCTGttgaccaccccacccccccttaCCTTGCATCCTCTTCTTGGAAGCTGCTGGAAAAGGGGCTCGACCTCCTTCCTGGCCTCCCTAAGTGGGGCCTGCAGAGGCTCCTTGCCCACCCATTACTATGCTCCACCCCTCAGGCCGAGCATCCTGAAGGTGCAGCTACCCAACAGGCAGGGATCGGGGGAGGCCCTCTGCTATGGACACTGAGGTTGGGAGAGGTGTTGGGGTCAGTTCCACGTGGGCCCAGGCAGGGGCTGGCAGAGCAAGCACTGCAGATGCCTGCGGGGCACCAGTTAGGGGAGACGCAGGGGCTGTGAGCCTGAGGTCTGGGGAGCGAAGGTCCAGGCCTCGTCCTCATCCGGAGGCTCTGGACTTGGGACAAGTGGACCCCTGGGTGGTCCAAGCGATGGCTCAGGGGTCACCCTCCCCATGCTGCTGGAATCTGATGCTCTTTTGACCCACTAGCTGAAGCCTTCTGGTTAAACAGCCCTAGCCTTAAAGTGGGGACCACTCATGGGTGGGCTGGGGACTGCAGGATTTGCTCAGGTTCAAAGACCCCAACTCCTCTCTTTTTGGATGACAGGGAGGAGGTCGTTGAGGTCAGAGCAGCCTTACACATAATCAATTAACTGATGATAATCCTGCAAACTTCTGGTGCCTGCCAGACACTGTCCAAGGTGCTGTGAGCACGGGGCAGAGTAAATCAGCCCTCTCTCCCCGCCCCCGTCCAGACTTTACAGCCTGGGGGCGGCGGGGTATAGGTTTGATCTGAGGGTTCCCTGTGTCCAGTCCTGTCCTATTACAATCCATTCTCCACCCAGCAGCTCTCAGGAGTGTAAACAGAGCACTGATTCTcctgctccctggtggctcagacagtaaaagatctgcctgtaatgcaggagacccagctttaaTTCCTAGGTGAGgtagatccccctggagaagagaatggcaacccactccagtattcttgcctggagaattcaatgaacggaggagccttgtgggctacagtccatgaggttacaaagagtagggcacaactgagcaacaaacattTTCACTTCTGCCCAAACCCTGGGCTCCAACCTCAGTGCCCTCCCACTGCCCTTAAACTTGACCCAACCACAAGTGTCTCCCCACCTTTCCCTCTCGGCTTAGTTCCTCCCATTCAGCCCCTGGTTTGCTGTAATCTGAAGTCCTGGCCCCTTCTCATCCTCTAGTCTGGGATACTggtctccaggctcctgtgtggCTGCTGCCCTCTGAACAATGGCTCAGAGACACCTGCTCAGGGTCTGCAGATTCTCCCAGCTGAGCAGAATCCCTCATATTATCCCTGGGCTTTGTTCAGCACTTTTCACTCTGTAAAGACCttatctgtgttttttgttttgttttaggtgggggtggggggtgtcttACCAGacattagaatgtaagctccatgagggcagggacttgaCTCTGGTGCGATGCTCAACACTCTCCTATCCAAAGCCTCCATagccccctgcccgccccccccccacccccgcaatcACCCGCAGAAGGCATGGAGCTGTCTGAGATGTCGACCCAGTGCATCTCTAACTTCTCTGCACTTCCCTTCCAAGACTTTTGCCCTGGTCAAGTGGAGTCACACATAGTTTCCACGGTGACCCTGCCCACAGTCCCTCCTTGCATCCTCATGCTCTTCCTTCAGGATTTCTCAATCCTACATGCCCACCAAGGCCCAGCTCAGCCATCTCCTGTTCAGGAGGGCTTTTTGCCTCATCCCTTTCTCTGGGCCATGAGCACTTCATCTGTGGACCCTCACTTTCTGCCTCTTAGGGTATTCTGAAAGTGCGTCTTGGTTTTGTCTCTTCTGTAGGTagggcagggactgtgtctgGCTGTCTGGGTGTTGTCCCATGCCTGGCCTCCAGCAGCCCCCTATGGAGTGCTTGCTGAAGGAGCATCTTTGGAGGCAGAGCAGAGTGGAGCTTGACTGTGGCCCCACCCTCACTCCCGGTCTCCCATTCAGACTTACCAGGCAACTGGTGTGGTTCTTCTCGGCTGCCACTGAGAGGGACCCCGAGATGATGAACTGTGTGGGGAAGTGGGTATCCTAGTGAGGCTTCAGCCAGGACACTGGGCAGGGCACACCATGCCTGGCACTGTCAAGGCCATGGGTATCAGGGAGAGGCCAGCAGCCTCCTGGATGCCACCTTCTTGGCCTCCTGGCCAGGCACTTGGGATCGCTCTGTGAGGGTGTCCCATGGTTACTAGGGGCCCCTGTCCAGGGAACTAGGGCCATGGCTTGCAAGATGAATGTTTTCATTGACATTGTGTCATCGATAGGGAAGGCATTGCTCCTTCAGACATTCACTCATCTGACATTTCCTGAGCAGCAGGCATGTGGCAAGATCCTAGCAGAGTTGAATAAGACAGACAAGATCTCTGCCCTCATGAGGCTTCTATTCTAATTTGGGAAGATGGacacttagcaaataaacaatcAAAACGCTTTGAAGTTTGAAGGAAGGAAGCCGGGTAACTACAGGTGTTTAGTGTCCTTAGCCCCTGCCTTCATCTCCTTCATTCCATCCTCTTTTGCGGGGAGCAGGCTAAGCTCTATTCTGGGAGCTTTTCACACACGGGAGTGGGGTCTCAGTCAGGTCATGATTAGGATTTGTGGTTGAGAGTTAGATTTAGGCTCAGGCCCCCACCCAGGAGCAGCTGTGCCCAGGAGAATGTGGTGGAGGGTGAGCCTGGGCACAGCCCCCCGCCCAGATGGCCCAGGCACTCACGCAGGCTCCTCCCCAGAAGGGGACGCCGCCTTCGATGAAGAGCATCCCCACATGGCCGCGGCGGACCATGAGCAGCACGCCGCCAAAGCCCAGGTGGATAAGGCCGATGAGAATCTGGACGGTCTGCGGGGAGCGGACGGCGGCTCAGCCAGGCGGGCGCGGCGGGCTCCACACCGCCCCCTGCCGGCCGCAGAGGACAGCGTGCAGGGCCCTGCAGTCCCGCTTTGAACCTTCAGCAACTCGGAAATCAACTCAGATTCCCTTCTTTTAAGGAGACATCATTATAACAACTGTGAAAGACACGGTATTTTAAGATGGAAAGCCAGTTCCCCACAGCTTTCAGGACCCACCCTTCTGTTTCCATGTCTCCACGGGTTTGCCTTTTGTTCTGACCAGGTCTCAAGCATACTGTGTTGCTACTTGGTTTCTTAGCCCTCGTGTCAATGGCTCATCATTCCCTGCGCTGACTGCCTCACCGCTTCCTTCCTTGTGCCCCTGCAGCCTGCGCAAATATCTCCTTGGGTGTTTTTCTCATTGGAGTGTCATTGGTGCATCCCAGTCACGTGCAGGAGCGTGCTGGACTCAGGACTTAGGTTTTATATtgattaatcaattaattaaaggAGTGGTTTCCCAGCACCCCACTGATTCATTCTCAGAAGCGGGATGGTTTTCCCAAGGATGAGAGCAATGTGGGCTTCTGGATCATGCTGCCACGTTTCTTTCTAagtgggttgtttggttttttttttcctgtttttttgtttgttttaaagtatttatttatttggctgctttgaGTCTtggttgaggcatgcaggatccttcATCACGCAGCATGGATTCTGTAGTTGGAGCATGCAGGCTGCAAAGCGCACAAGCCTCAGTCATTGTGGCAGGCAggctgtgggatcttacttccccgaccaggaattgatCCCTTGTCCACTTGccttacaaggcagattcttaaccactggaccaccagggaagtccctgttttccGAATGGTTCTGGTAACAACTGAATCTGAGTGGAAAGGGACATTGACGGCTGCTGAACTCAGCCTCTGTCTAatccaggtggtggtggtggttcagtcactaagtcgtatccaactcttgtgaccccatgtactatagcccgccaggctcctctgtccatggaattctccaggcaagaatactggagtgggttgccatttccttctccaggggatcttcccaacccaggaatcaaacctgggtctcctgcattacaggcatattcttcaccGACGGAGCTACAAGGGAAGATCCTAATCCAGGAACCCTATCCATCTCCTGACTTCTAAATGGACTCCCTTAGTGATGAGGTGCTCACTGTGGTCCATATATGGGCAGTTCAGGCTGTAGAATCTATCTTAGGATCATGTGCTATATATAGGTATGTCTTCCTAACACAAGAGCCAAGCATTTGTACATTTAAAGGCGTGACCCCTGGaatcctctctttccttctctcttcagtCACATGTCTTCCATCTTCTTTGTGCCCTTTATGGGGCATCACGTCCCAGCTGCCAAGGCTGCTCTCCTCCTCCGGTCCTTCCCCTGCTACTGGATCAACACTGCTACTCCAGTTACTCCTCGTAAGACACCGGCTGCCACTTACCAAATGCTGGTCTGCACTAAGTGATGTGCTGGGTGTTTTACAGACATTATCTCTTTTAACCCTAATGTGATGAGGTAGGTATCCTAAAATTATTATCCTGATTTCAGAAAGGAGGAAGTTGAggaaaatgaggttcagagaTATTCAGTAATTTGTGCGAGGTCTCCCAGCTAGGAAGTGGAAAACCAACTAACTCTAAAGCCAGTATTCTCCCTGGCTGACACTCCCTAGAACCTATATATAGtttctcctttttatatttttcagcaaTTTGCATTTGTCTCAGCAAAGCCCTTTGGGGGTCATTGTTTCTCAGAGTCTGGTCTGAGATTTCCAGTCTCCAGCAATGGATCCACCATCTTTGTCCACTGCTTCTAGTCCATTCCTGCCCCAGTGGAGCTGGTGTAGCCTTTAGGCTCCTAAGTTCCAGCATATTCAAGCCCGAGCCTTGGGCCAGCGACTTAGCGTTGATGAGCCTAAGCTCTCTAATCTGTCCATTGGGAACTATGATCCCTGTCTCACAAGTGGTGATAAGACCCTAAGGAGACAATGAGTGCAAATTCCTTGGCCCAGTGTGCACAACTCTCGGGGGCACTCAGTAAATG from Bos indicus x Bos taurus breed Angus x Brahman F1 hybrid chromosome 29, Bos_hybrid_MaternalHap_v2.0, whole genome shotgun sequence carries:
- the MS4A15 gene encoding membrane-spanning 4-domains subfamily A member 15 isoform X1, with amino-acid sequence MSTAPSSNGVFVVIPPSNASVLRSPPAILPTSLCQPPGIMQYEEPPLGAQTPRVTQPPDLRPGETFLTGEPKALGFIISGSLSVAAEKNHTSCLVRSSLGTNILSAMAAFAGTAILLMDFGVTNWDVGRGYLAVLTIFTILEFFIAVIATHFGCQATRAQAHAPVIFLPNAFSTDFNIPSPAASPPPAYDNVAYIPKESSE
- the MS4A15 gene encoding membrane-spanning 4-domains subfamily A member 15 isoform X2, giving the protein MSTAPSSNGVFVVIPPSNASVLRSPPAILPTSLCQPPGIMQYEEPPLGAQTPRVTQPPDLRPGETFLTGEPKALGTVQILIGLIHLGFGGVLLMVRRGHVGMLFIEGGVPFWGGACFIISGSLSVAAEKNHTSCLVRSSLGTNILSAMAAFAGTAILLMDFGVTNWDVGRGYLAVLTIFTILEFFIAVIATHFGCQATRAQAHAPVIFLPNAFSTDFNIPSPAASPPPAYDNVAYIPKESSE